From the Pseudomonas monsensis genome, the window CCGGCGCCATGGTGGTTCAGGTGTTTCATCTCGACTTGTTCTGGGGGCTGCTGGCGATTGCGCTGGGGCACCTGATCGGTGGCGTGGTGATCGCACTGGCCTCGGCGCAGGGGCCGCGCATGGGCATTCCGCAGATGGTGCAGAGTCGTGGCCAGTTCGGACGCTACGGTGCGCTGTTGATCGTGTTTTTTGCAGCGATCATCTACATCGGTTTCTTCATTTCCAACATCGTGCTCGCCGGCAAATCCATCGTCGGCATCGCGCCGTCGGTGCCGGCGCCGTTGAGCATTCTCATCGGTGCACTGGCGGCTACGGCGATCGGCGTGATCGGCTACAACTTCATTCACACGCTGAACCGCATCGGCACTTGGGTGATGGGCAGTGCGCTGCTCGCCGGTTTCATCTACATCTTTGCCCACGACTTGCCGGCAGACTTCCTGACTCGCGGCAGTTTCAACCTGTCGGGCTGGCTGGCGACGGTGTCGCTGGGGATCATCTGGCAGATCAGTTTCTCGCCGTACGTGTCCGACTATTCGCGTTATCTGCCAGCGGATATCGGTATCGCCAAACCGTTCTGGGCAACGTACCTCGGGGCGACGCTGGGTACGATTCTGTCGTTCACCTTTGGTGCGGTAGCCGTGCTGGCGACGCCCGAAGGCACCGAGGCGATGACGGCGGTCAAGCAGTCCACCGGGTGGCTGGGGCCAATGCTGATGGTGCTGTTCCTGCTCAATATCATCAGCCACAACGCCCTTAATCTGTATGGCGCGGTGCTGTCGATCATCACCTCGATCCAGACCTTCGCCAGCCAGTGGACGCCGAGCATCAAGGTGCGTGTGGTGCTGTCGAGCGTGGTGCTGGCGGGCTGCTGTGTGGTCGCGCTCGGTGCCTCGGCGGATTTCATCTCCCAGTTCATCGGGCTGATTCTGGCGTTGCTGCTGGTGCTGGTGCCGTGGGCGTCGATCAACCTGATCGACTTTTACCTGATCAAGCGCGGCTGCTACGACATCACCTCGATCTTCCGCGCCGATGGCGGGGTTTACGGGCGCTTTAATCTGCACGCGATCATTGCTTATTTCATCGGCATTCTCGTGCAACTGCCGTTCGCCAATACCTCGCTGTACGTCGGGCCTTACGCCAATCTGGTCGAGGGCGCGGACTTGTCCTGGCTGGTCGGCCTGGTGGTCACCGTGCCGTTGTATTACTGCCTGGCAACACGCGGCCAGACACAGCAGAGCAGGGCGGCGAGATTGGGTTACACCGACTGAGCTGATCCGCTACCCGACAATGCCCGGCCATTCGCCGGGCATTGTTGTTTCCGCATCCCGGCGGTCATTCAAATTGGCCACAACGATCCCCTTTTGGCCCATCCCCCACTGTGCTCCGGCTACGCTGTCAGCAAGAATCAAAGCCACAACCAGACGCTGAACCTTAATTCCTTGGCTGCCTTTACAGCCGCTGCCGTGTACAGAACATAAAAACCATCGAACTCACGCTGCCTTTTGGGGAACAACCATGGTCACGATGAAACGTATTCTGGGCGCTACCGTGTGTGGGCTGACACTGCTGGCCAGTGCCGTGCAGGCTGAGCAGCGCGAACTGCGGGTGTACAACTGGGCGGATTACATCCTGCCGTCGGTGCCCAAGGATTTCGCCGCGAAAACCGGTATCAAAGTGACCTGGGACACCTTCGACACCAACGAATCGCTGGAAGCCAAACTGCTCACCGGCAACTCCGGTTATGACCTGGTGGTGCCGTCGAACCAGTTCCTTGAAACGCAGATCAAGGCTGGCGTGTTTCAGAAACTGGATAAATCGAAACTGCCGAACTGGAGCCACCAGGATCCGGAACTGTTGAAACTGCTGGGCAAGAACGATCCGGGTAACCAGTACGGCGTGCCTTACATGGTCGGTACGGTGCTGATCGGCTTCAACCCGGCCAAGGTAAAAGCGGCACTGGGCGACAATGCGCCGGTGGACAGTTGGGACCTGGTGTTCAAACCGGAAAACATGGAAAAACTCAAATCCTGCGGCGTGGCGATGCTTGATTCGCCGACAGAAATCCTGCCGCTGGCCCTGCATTACCTGGGCCTCGATCCGAACAGCCAGAACCCGGCCGACTATGAAAAAGCCAAGGAGCTGATGCTCAAGGTTCGCCCCTACGTGACCTATTTCAACTCGGCCAAGTACATGACCGACATTGCCAACGGCGACATCTGCGTGGCCATCGGTTATTCCGGCAGCTTCTACCAGTTCGGCAACCGCGCCAAAGAAGCCGGCAACGGTGTGGTGGTCGACTGGCGCTTGCCGAAAGAAGGTGCGCCGATCTGGTTCGACACTTTCGCCATTCCGAAGAGCGCGAAGAACGTCGCCGAGGCCCATGAATTCCTCAATAACCTGCTCGATCCGAAAGTGATCGCACCGATCAGCGACTTCCTCGGTTACCCGAATGCGAACAAGGATTCGATGCCGCTGATCAACAAGGAAATCACCGGCAACCCGAACCTGACACCCACCCCTGAAGCGCTGAAAAACCTCTACGTCGTGCAACCGTTGCCGCAGAAAATCGAGCGCGTGCGTACCCGCGTATGGACCAACATCAAGTCTGACAAATAGATATGGACTGAACGAAATCCCTGTGGGAGCGAGCTTGCTCGCGAAGGCGTGGGATCATCCAGCATCATCGTTGAATGACACACCGCTTTCGCGAGCAAGCTCGCTCCCACAGGTTTTTATGGCGTGTCATTCCGTGCTGCGTTCGCTTTCTCTGGTCATCACCAGACTCAGCAGCACCGACCCCAGAATGACCCCGCCCACCACCGCCAGCGACCACTCCACCGGCATGTGCAGCCACGGCATCAAGACCATCTTGCCGCCGATGAACACCAGCACCATCGCCAGTCCGTACTTGAGCAGATGGAAGCGGTCGGCCATGTCTGCCAGCAGGAAGTACAAAGCGCGCAGGCCCATGATCGCGAAAATATTTGAAGTGAAGACAATGAACGGGTCAGTCGTCACGGCGAAGATTGCCGGGATGCTGTCAACCGCGAACATCAGGTCACTGGCCTCGATCAGCACCAGCACCAGGAACATCGGAGTAGCCCAGCGCACGCCGTTCTGCAGGACGAAAAACCGTTCGCCATGAAAGCCGCTGGTGATGCGCATATGCCCGCGCACCCAGCGCAGCAACGGATTTTTTTCCAGATCAGGTTGATGGTCGGCAAACACCAGCATCTTGATCCCGGTAATGATCAGGAACACGCCGAAGGCATACAGCAGCCATTCGAACTGCGACACCAGCCACACCCCGGCAAAAATCATTACCGCCCGCATCACAATGGCGCCAAGCACGCCGTACAGCAGCACCCGCCGCTGTAGCTCGGGTGGCACGGCGAAGTAGCTGAAGATCATCACGAAGACGAACATGTTGTCGATCGACAGCGATTGTTCGATCAGATAACCGGTGAGGAATTCGAGGGTTTTCTGTCGGGCGATGTCAGCGCCGAACGCGCCATGCAGGTACCACCAGAGCAGCGCTGCGAAACTCAGTGCCAGCAGGCACCAGGCGATGACCCAGGACAAGGCTTCGCGAACCGACACCCGATGCGCCTTGCGCCCACCGAAGACAAACAGGTCCAATGCCAGCATGGCAAGCACGAAGACGATGAAGGCGCCCCACATCCATGGTTCGCCGATATTGATGTTTGTGGCTGGCATGTCGCGCTCCCTGTCTATTCTTGGATTGGGGTCAGACGTGGCCATGCTAACGACGGGTTTGTGCCAAAGAAAAATCGTTTATTTCTGCGCAACAGTTCGTTAATAACGAAGTATCGAGGCTTCAGCGGCGGCAGTTACGTGCTGGTGCAGAAGTACCTGCACAACATGACGGCCTGGAATGCGCTGAGCGTCGAGGCGCAGGAACGGGTGATCGGGCGCAAGAAGCTCTCGGACATCGAACTGGAGGACTCGGTCAAACCGAGCAACTCCCACAGTGCGCTGACCACCCTCACCACGGCAGACGGCGAGGAAGTGAAAATCCTGCGCGACAACATGCCGTTCGGCCGGCCTGGGGCAGGGGCGTTCGGCACGTTCTTCATTGGTTACGCACGTTCGCCCGAGCCGAACGAGCAGATGCTGGAGAACATGTTCGTCGGCAAGCCACCGGGCAACTACGACAAGTTGCTGGATTTCAGCACGGCCGTGACTGGCAGTTTGTATTTCGTACCGTCTGCTGACTTGCTGGAGGAACTGGCCGAGCGTTGATCAGCGAAAGAATTCCCCCGGTGTTTCGCCGAACTGTTGGCGAAATGCGGCGATAAACGCCGACGTTGAGTCGTAACCACAGGCCAGCGCGACGTCGGTGACGCGCTCGCCTTTTTCCAGTGGTGTCAGTGCGCCGAGCAACCGCAGGCGCTGGCGCCAGGCGCGAAAGGTCAGGCCGGTATCGCGCAGGAACAGCCGGGTGAGGGTCTTCTCGGTGACACCGAACTTCTCGCTCCAATGACTCAGCGTGGTCTGCTGTTCCGGGTGTTGCTCCAGGCTCTGGTAGATCTGCTTCAAGCGGGCGTCTTGCGGCAACGGCAGCATCAGGTCGATCTGCGGCGCCTCGGCCAGTTGATCGAGGATCACTTGGGCCAGACGTCCATGCGGGCCACTCTGCTCGTATTCCACCGGGACTTCGCTGAACGCACGAATCAATTCCCTGAGTAGATCGCTGACGCCCAGCACATGGCAGCGCTCAAGCGCCCATCCAGCGACGCTGCAATCGATGTAGAGGCTGCGCATTTCCGTGTGCGGCGAGCTGAACACCCGATGCGGCACACCCGCCGGAATCCATACGGCGCGCTCGGGCGGGGCGACGAAGCGGCCGGCGCTGGTCTGTATTTCCAGCACCCCCTGAATCGCGTACGACAACTGCACCCACGGGTGGCTGTGGCGCCGGGTCAGGGCACGATTGGGCAGCGATTCGGTGCGCCCGTAGAGTGGGCGCGGCAGGCTGGGCAGCCCGGGAATGCTGCGCCGGATGCTTTTTTCATGTCCTTTAGGCGGCATCTTGTGGCCCTTCGGCGTTAGTCGGTAATTCGCAGCCACGTTAGAGTCGTCGACACGCCCTGGCAACCCCCGGATAGACAGACCATGACTCGCCCAAGATTCCTGCCCGACAACTTCACCCTGACATTGATCGGCGTAGTTCTGCTCGCCAGTTTCCTGCCCGCCAGCGGTCAGGTCGCGGTCGGCTTCGGCTGGCTGACCAACATCGCCATCGCCCTGCTGTTTTTTCTGCACGGCGCCAAACTCTCGCGCGAATCGATCATCGCCGGTGCCGGGCACTGGCGCCTGCATCTGCTGGTATTCGGCCTGACGTTTGTGTTGTTCCCGATTCTCGGTCTGGCGTTAAAACCGCTGTTGTCGCCGTTGATTGGCGACAAGCTGTACATGGGCATGCTCTACCTGTGCGCGTTGCCCGCCACAGTGCAGTCGGCGATCGCTTTCACCTCGTTGGCGCGGGGCAACATTCCGGCGGCGATTTGCAGTGCGGCGGCATCCAGCCTGTTCGGGATTTTCCTCACGCCGTTGCTGGTGACGCTGTTGCTTGACGTCCACGGCGACGGCGGTTCGACCCTCGATGCGATCCTGAAAATCAGCGTGCAACTGCTGTTGCCATTCATCGCCGGGCAGATCGCCCGGCGCTGGATCGGCGCGTGGGTCGGCCGCAACAAGAACTGGCTGAAATTCGTCGATCAGGGTTCGATTCTGCTGGTGGTCTACGGTGCATTCAGCGAAGCGGTCAACGAAGGCATCTGGCATCAGATTCCGCTGGTCGATCTGTTGGGACTGGTGGTGGTCTGCTGCATCCTGCTGGCGTTGGTGCTGCTGGCCTCGACCCTGCTGGGCAGAGTGTTCGGCTTCAGCCAGGAAGATCGCATCACCATACTGTTCTGCGGTTCGAAAAAGAGTCTGGCGACCGGCGTGCCAATGGCTCAGGTGCTGTTTGCCGGGAGCACCATCGGCGTGCTGATTCTGCCGCTGATGCTGTTCCATCAGATTCAGCTGATGGTCTGTGCGGTGCTGGCGCAGCGCTATGCGAAACGGCCGGAATCGGTGCCGGAGTTGATGGCGCAGGTGGACCCCTAGTTCGCCACGCCGCTTGTCTAAGGCATTGTGTCAAAGCGTTGCAGCAGGGGATTGCTATGAAATAGCGTCCCCTCGCGAGCAGGTTCCTCTGCTGAATATCTCCAAATAACTCAAAATTAATCAATGAGTTATCACTTGTTTGGGTTGATATGAGACATTTTGTTTCTGAAATATTATGAAAAAATAATTGGGGAAAGGGGTTGCCACGACTCGGGTGGCTGTTTAGGATCCAATCTTCGCAAATATAACAAGTCTGGGCAGGAAGCTCAGCCGCATGGGATTTATATGGATATTATCGCCCCCAACTTTCTATTCTCTTAGTGGTCATTCGCGAACACCGCGAAGATTGACTGCGCTCTGCCAATACCTCTTTACGATGGATAGCGCTTCGCACTTGCGAAGGGTTGCGCCTGCATTGGATACAAACTTACGTAAAGGATTCTACGTATGAAAACAATAAATCGAATCGTGATAGTCGGATTTGGAAGTATCGCTCAGGCCTTGTTGCCTCTGTTGGTTGAGCGATATCAGGGCGACATTGTTATCTTTGACAAAGAAGTGGATGTCTCAAGGCAAGCCATTGCGCAAGAGTATTCGGCGTCATTGATTAAGAAGTTGATTACGCCGCATAACTTTGTAAGCGTGATAAGTCCTTATCTCGGCGAACAGGTGTTTTTGCTGAATCTGGCTGTTTCGGTTTCCAGTGAAGCATTGATCGACCTTGCTCAGCGCCACGACTCGCTCTATCTGGATACTTGCATTGAGCCCTGGGAATATAGCGCTGATGTCGATTCGAATCTGGCGAGCAACTTTTCCCTGCGCGAAGGACTCAAGCGCTTTGCCAAACAGCGAGCGGTTGACCGCGCAACGGCCGTTGTCGCCCATGGTGCCAATCCCGGCTTTATCTCGGTGCTGCTGAAAAAGGCATTGACGCAAATGGCTGCGGTCAACGGCGTCGCCTTTGAAATCTCGCACCCTCAAGACTGGGCCAGACTGGCCGAGCGCCTGGGTGTCAGGGTGATCCAGATTTCCGAACGCGATACGCAAGTCACCGGCAAGGAACGCTCCGAACAGCACTTCATGTGCACCTGGTCGGTGGACGGCCTGATCACCGAATGCCTGCAACCGGCGGAAATGGGCTGGGGCAGCCATGAGACCCGGCTCCCTCAGGGCGCGATTCGCAATGACTATGCGATTGCCATGCGAGAGCAAGGGCGCGAAGTCAAAGTCAAAAGCTGGTCACCCAATTACCTCGACTTCACCGGTTACTTGTTGACTCACAACGAATCGCTGTCGATCGCCGAATACTTGACCCTCGGCGACAGCCGCAACCCCAGCTATCGCCCCACGGTTTATTACGCCTATCACCCTTGTGATCAGGCCGTGGCTTCCATGGCCCTGCTGAACGAGGGCAATGAAGACCGGGTATTGACCAAGGAAGTCTTGAAGGACGGCATTGTTTCCGGCATCGACGAACTGGGTGTGTTTCTCATCAGTGACCAGTATCCGTCCGTGTGGATGGGCTCGAACCTGTCCATTGGCAAGGCACGGAAAATGGCCAAGTACAACAGCGCTACCAGTTTGCAGGTGGTGTCCAGCATTGTCGCCGGTATGGCTTGGGCACAGGCCAATCCTCACGCCGGGATTCTGGAGAGTGAAAGCCTGGACTGGGAATTCGTCTACGGCATTGTTGAGAAATACTGGCAGCCGATGGTTTTTCAGCAGATCGACTGGCGACCCGTTGCTGGCGATAGCACGCTGTCGTTTGGCAGCTTTCTGATCTGACTGTTTCCTGGTTCTCGTTCAATCTATCAAGGAAGAATGTATGTCGATGGCAATCGGCGCGATCACGCGCACCACACCCGATGCTTCTGCGGTCTTGTCCGGATTCAGTTTTCCTGCCGTGGATCTGACGGCGTCGGATCGTCAGGAATGGAAGGAGATATTTTTCGATTCGGTGATCACCGAATATGACGCGCGGCGGTTGTACTGGTACCTCGAGGGCAATTACCCGGAAGTCTTCAACTGCATGGAAGACGTGCTCAACCCCTGGCTGAAAGATGAAATTGATCACGCCTATGGTTTCGCGCTGATTTACGCGTCGTATTCTGCTATTCCTTTTGATGAAGTGTCACTCAGTGTCGAATTGAGGAAACCGGATTTCAGCATTGTCGATGCCATCGCCGCCGATCCGTTAAAGCTTCTGGTGACTCTGGCCTATGACGAAATCATCACCACCCACGTTTACCACCGCAGCATAGAAAGTTACGACCGCTTCAATTCGCAACAACTATCGGCGTGGATACGCAAAACCAAGAAGGATGAAGTGACGCACTTCTTTGCCTTCGTGAAAAAAGCCAGAGAGTTGTTCCCGCATAGACTGCAGGAGGTGCCGGGGATACTGGAGGACATTTTCCGTGTGGACTTCGAGAAGCCCAGTTACACAGGAACATTTGTGCTGGATCATAACGCACCGGATTTTCCGATTTCCAAGCAGGAAATCAAGGACATGATTATTCCGGCAATCATAAAAAAATTCAGTGAATGAATACCGTGAGACAGGGAGGAAAATGGCATGGAAGCGGCTTTCTTAAAAAAGCGTAATTGGAGTTCCAGGGCGATTTTTGAGGATATCGCGGCCAGTGGATGGACCAATCCAGGCATTGATCCTTCCTTTAAAGCGTTCTTTATGGCCGACCTCGTGTCTGAGTACGATTCGGTCAATCTTTATAATTCTCTGTACGCCCGGCGCAAAGAGTTCTCCCCTTATTTTGTTCAGTACCTGGATTTCTGGTACGCCGACGAGCGTAACCATGCCGACGGATTCTTTGAGCTGAACCGCCTGGTTTTTGGCGCGCCCGAAAGTGACCTCATCAATGACCTGAAGGACCGCGTTGGCGATTTTTCAGGCCTGGAAGACATTCTCTCCTGCGAGTTCAATCTTCTGCTGTTGTTTGCCTATGACGAGTACGTTTCGGTGAAAACCTACAAGAAAGACACGTTCTATCAGGACTTTGGCCATCCTGGTTTCAATGTGTGGATCAAGAACCTGATTGCCGATGAAGCCATTCACTTTGGCAATGCCGTGAAAATTCTGAAGACCTTTCACGCCGATAAACTCGATCAGGCGCAAAGCGTGTTGCGCCGGATCGGTGGTTTTGAAGGAGGGGAATACAAGAACACGTTTCTGTTCGATCACGACGGCCCGCATTTTCAGCTGGACAGTGACGAAGTGGGCAGCGTCGTCATTGACGAAATTCTTTCAATCTTGCAAAAGAGGTCTTTGTGAAAAAAGAACATTACATAGTCGTGGCTCTTTTGCTGATGGTCTTTGGCGAGATTCTGACCATTTACAGTGAGGTCTATGCCTCGAAACTGCCGGGCAGGGTCATGGAGACTCCGGGCATGTTTATCAAGCCGATGTTCTTGATATGCATCGCCGGTATCAGCCTGGTAATGGCGTATTGGCTGGGTTATCAGGGGACCGGGAATATCTGGGTGGTGACCGTCGCCTCGTTGACCCTGCTGCTGGTGCTGGAACCCATTGTGATCTACGCCATGCTTCGCGAGTTGCCGGAGCGTGGCGCATTGATCGGCTTCATCCTCGGCGCCGCCGGATTGATTTCAACCGTGGCACTTTAAGCAAAAGGAGATTGTTGATGTTGACTCAAGAGCAGACCAAAACCTGCACGGTATGCGGTTATGAATATGATCCGGCGATCGGTGATCCGGAAAACGGAATTGCCCCCGGCACTGCCTGGCAAGACGTTCATGACGATTGGCTGTGCCCGGACTGCCAGATGCCAAAGACGGATTTTGAGTGACACGGTAAGGCGCGCCGAAGGTCGCGGGAGTCTTTTCAGGCACAGTTGGAGGGTTATGAGTCCGGCGCAGTTTTGGTGAAGGCCTCGACAGCCTGTGGCAGCGGGCTTGCCCAACAAGGCTGCGCAGGATCGACCGGGTTTGGCAGGGATCGCCATCCAGAGCCGGTGCGGCGGGGCGCTCGACGGGCGTTAGGCGTTTCGCTTTCTGTTCAGCTTCGGCAAGGTTGAAATCAGTCTAAAAACACCCGGAAGGCGCGTCTGGCCTTTGCTAGGCTCAAAGGTGTAGGTGAAGACGCAGACTGATGCGCAATCGGATAGCAAGGGGACGTGGGGCGCGTTCCGAAGGGTACACGGTTAGAAAGATCTCCGCGCTGAGATCCAGCCCTTACGCCGTGTGAGGCAGCAAAGCACCGCTCTTTTTCCACGGTTGCTTTTGTACTGTGAGAGGCCCGATAAACCTTGTAAGCCAGAGACCAGCACTGGCCACCTACTCGAACACCAAAGCCCGCATCGCGCGGGCTTTGTCGTTGTGGCAGGACTAGATTTTCGTCAGGGCGTACGCCAGGTCGGCGCGCAGGTCTTCAAGGTCTTCGACGCCCACCGACAAACGCACCAGTCCATCGCCGATGCCGAGTCTGGCCCGGGTTTCAGGCGGAATGGTTGCGTGGGTCATGATCGCCGGATGCTCAATCAGGCTCTCGACGCCGCCCAGGCTCTCGGCCAGAGCGAAGATCTTTACGTTCTCGAGGAAGCGCCGCGCACCGGCCAGATCGCTGTTCAGATCCACGGAAATCATCCCGCCGAAACCGCGCATCTGTCGCTTGGCCAGTTCATGCTGCGGGTGCGAAGCCAGCCCCGGGTAGTAGACACGTTTGACCTGCGGCTGCTGTTCCAGCCACTGCGCCAACGCCAAGGCATTGCTGCAATGCCGTTCCATGCGCAACGCCAGGGTCTTCACCCCGCGCAGGGTCAGGAACGCGTCGAATGGCCCGGCAATCGCGCCCACGGCGTTCTGCAGAAAGCCGAGTTTTTCCGCAAGTTCGGCATTCTGCCCAACCACCGCAATGCCCCCGATCACGTCCGAGTGACCATTGAGGTACTTGGTGGTCGAGTGCAGCACGATGTCGAACCCCAGCTCCAGCGGCCGCTGGATATACGGACTGGCAAAGGTGTTGTCGGCCACGCAGATGATCCCGCGTGCGCGGCAGATACGGGCAATGGCTGCCAGGTCCGACAGGCTCAGCAGCGGATTGGTCGGGGTCTCGACCATGACCATGCGCGTGTCGTCCTGCAGTGCGGCTTCGAACGCCGACAGATCGGCCAGATCGACATAGCTGAAACGATGCCCGGCGCTGCGCTGGCGCACCTTGTCGAACAGACGGAAGGTGCCGCCATACAAGTCATTGCCGGAAATGATGTGCGAACCGGCCTCCAGCAATTCCAGCACCGTGGAAATCGTCGCCAGCCCGGACGCGAAGGCAAACGCCCGGGTGCCACCTTCCAGATCCGCGACACAGCGCTCAAGGGCAAAGCGTGTCGGGTTGTGCGAGCGCCCGTAGTCAAACCCCTTGTGCACACCGGGGCTGTCTTGCAGGTACGTGGAGTTGGCGTAGATCGGCGGCATCAACGCGCCGGTGGTCGGGTCCGGCGCCTGCCCGGCGTGAATCACCCGGGTCGCGAAGCCTTGGGATTTGTCGTCGTGCTGACTCATGCGAGGGATCTCCGTAATTGGTTGAGCATGTCGGTGCGGGTGATCAGGCCGTGGAAGCCTGAGGCGTCGGCGATGATCGCGACGAGGCCACGGCTGAGCACCGCTTCCAGCTCGGCCAGGGTGGCGCCGGGAGCGAGGGTTTGCAGTTTGTCGGTCATCACGCTGGAGACCGACTGGCTGAAGCGTGCAGCGTCTTCGTGCACGCCGAGCAAAATGTCCGATTCGTCGATGACGCCTACCAGTTGCTTGCCTTCCACCAGCACCGGCAGTTGCGAGACGTCCGCCAGACGCATGCGCTGAAACGCGGTCAGCAGCGTGTCGCCGGGGCCGACGCTGATCACGCGGCCGTCCTCGAAACGCCGCGCGATCAGATCGCGCAGGTCGCCATAACCCTTGCGCTGCAACAGGCCCTGATCGGTCATCCACTGGTCGTTGTAGACCTTCGACAGGTAGCGCGTGCCGGTGTCGCAGACGAAACTGACCACGCGTTTGGGCGCGGTCTGTTCGCGGCAATAACGCAATGCGGCCGCGAAGAGGGTGCCGGTCGAGGAACCTCCGAGAATGCCTTCGGCCTTGAGCAACTGGCGGGCGTGATCGAAGCTTTCTTCATCGCTGATTGAATAGGCGTGGCGCACGCTGGAGAGGTCGGTGATCGACGGGATGAAGTCTTCACCGATGCCTTCCACCGCCCAGGAACCGGGCTTCGGCAGGGTGCCATCGCGGCTGTATTGAGCCATCACCGAACCCACCGGGTCGGCGAGGACCATTTCCAGATCCGGCTGCACACGCTTGAAAAAGCGGCTCAGCCCGGTGAGCGTGCCGGCCGAGCCGACGCCGACCACGATGGCGTCCAGATCATGTTCGGTCTGCGCCCAGATCTCCGGTGCGGTACTGCATTCGTGCGCCAGCGGGTTGGCCGGGTTGTTGAACTGGTCGGCGAAGAACGCGCCGGGGATGTCTTTCGCCAAACGTGCCGCCACGTCCTGGTAATACTCGGGATGGCCCTTGCCGACATCGGAGCGGGTGATGTGCACCTCGGCGCCCATGGCCTTCAAGTGCAGGACTTTCTCGGTGGACATCTTGTCGGGTACCACCAGCACCACCCGATAACCCTTGGCGCGGCCGACCAGCGCCAGGCCCAGGCCAGTGTTGCCGGCGGTGGCTTCGACGATGGTGCCACCCGGTTGCAGGCGGCCATCACGTTCAGCCGCATCAATCATTGCCAGACCGATACGGTCCTTGATCGAGCCACCAGGGTTCTGCGATTCGAGTTTGAGAAACAGCGTGCACG encodes:
- a CDS encoding polyamine ABC transporter substrate-binding protein, which encodes MVTMKRILGATVCGLTLLASAVQAEQRELRVYNWADYILPSVPKDFAAKTGIKVTWDTFDTNESLEAKLLTGNSGYDLVVPSNQFLETQIKAGVFQKLDKSKLPNWSHQDPELLKLLGKNDPGNQYGVPYMVGTVLIGFNPAKVKAALGDNAPVDSWDLVFKPENMEKLKSCGVAMLDSPTEILPLALHYLGLDPNSQNPADYEKAKELMLKVRPYVTYFNSAKYMTDIANGDICVAIGYSGSFYQFGNRAKEAGNGVVVDWRLPKEGAPIWFDTFAIPKSAKNVAEAHEFLNNLLDPKVIAPISDFLGYPNANKDSMPLINKEITGNPNLTPTPEALKNLYVVQPLPQKIERVRTRVWTNIKSDK
- a CDS encoding bile acid:sodium symporter family protein, with product MTRPRFLPDNFTLTLIGVVLLASFLPASGQVAVGFGWLTNIAIALLFFLHGAKLSRESIIAGAGHWRLHLLVFGLTFVLFPILGLALKPLLSPLIGDKLYMGMLYLCALPATVQSAIAFTSLARGNIPAAICSAAASSLFGIFLTPLLVTLLLDVHGDGGSTLDAILKISVQLLLPFIAGQIARRWIGAWVGRNKNWLKFVDQGSILLVVYGAFSEAVNEGIWHQIPLVDLLGLVVVCCILLALVLLASTLLGRVFGFSQEDRITILFCGSKKSLATGVPMAQVLFAGSTIGVLILPLMLFHQIQLMVCAVLAQRYAKRPESVPELMAQVDP
- a CDS encoding cystathionine gamma-synthase, with the protein product MSQHDDKSQGFATRVIHAGQAPDPTTGALMPPIYANSTYLQDSPGVHKGFDYGRSHNPTRFALERCVADLEGGTRAFAFASGLATISTVLELLEAGSHIISGNDLYGGTFRLFDKVRQRSAGHRFSYVDLADLSAFEAALQDDTRMVMVETPTNPLLSLSDLAAIARICRARGIICVADNTFASPYIQRPLELGFDIVLHSTTKYLNGHSDVIGGIAVVGQNAELAEKLGFLQNAVGAIAGPFDAFLTLRGVKTLALRMERHCSNALALAQWLEQQPQVKRVYYPGLASHPQHELAKRQMRGFGGMISVDLNSDLAGARRFLENVKIFALAESLGGVESLIEHPAIMTHATIPPETRARLGIGDGLVRLSVGVEDLEDLRADLAYALTKI
- a CDS encoding TerC family protein, whose translation is MPATNINIGEPWMWGAFIVFVLAMLALDLFVFGGRKAHRVSVREALSWVIAWCLLALSFAALLWWYLHGAFGADIARQKTLEFLTGYLIEQSLSIDNMFVFVMIFSYFAVPPELQRRVLLYGVLGAIVMRAVMIFAGVWLVSQFEWLLYAFGVFLIITGIKMLVFADHQPDLEKNPLLRWVRGHMRITSGFHGERFFVLQNGVRWATPMFLVLVLIEASDLMFAVDSIPAIFAVTTDPFIVFTSNIFAIMGLRALYFLLADMADRFHLLKYGLAMVLVFIGGKMVLMPWLHMPVEWSLAVVGGVILGSVLLSLVMTRESERSTE
- a CDS encoding saccharopine dehydrogenase C-terminal domain-containing protein, translated to MKTINRIVIVGFGSIAQALLPLLVERYQGDIVIFDKEVDVSRQAIAQEYSASLIKKLITPHNFVSVISPYLGEQVFLLNLAVSVSSEALIDLAQRHDSLYLDTCIEPWEYSADVDSNLASNFSLREGLKRFAKQRAVDRATAVVAHGANPGFISVLLKKALTQMAAVNGVAFEISHPQDWARLAERLGVRVIQISERDTQVTGKERSEQHFMCTWSVDGLITECLQPAEMGWGSHETRLPQGAIRNDYAIAMREQGREVKVKSWSPNYLDFTGYLLTHNESLSIAEYLTLGDSRNPSYRPTVYYAYHPCDQAVASMALLNEGNEDRVLTKEVLKDGIVSGIDELGVFLISDQYPSVWMGSNLSIGKARKMAKYNSATSLQVVSSIVAGMAWAQANPHAGILESESLDWEFVYGIVEKYWQPMVFQQIDWRPVAGDSTLSFGSFLI
- a CDS encoding rubredoxin — protein: MLTQEQTKTCTVCGYEYDPAIGDPENGIAPGTAWQDVHDDWLCPDCQMPKTDFE
- a CDS encoding AraC family transcriptional regulator — protein: MPPKGHEKSIRRSIPGLPSLPRPLYGRTESLPNRALTRRHSHPWVQLSYAIQGVLEIQTSAGRFVAPPERAVWIPAGVPHRVFSSPHTEMRSLYIDCSVAGWALERCHVLGVSDLLRELIRAFSEVPVEYEQSGPHGRLAQVILDQLAEAPQIDLMLPLPQDARLKQIYQSLEQHPEQQTTLSHWSEKFGVTEKTLTRLFLRDTGLTFRAWRQRLRLLGALTPLEKGERVTDVALACGYDSTSAFIAAFRQQFGETPGEFFR
- a CDS encoding purine-cytosine permease family protein produces the protein MSQMSRQDPLIENHTVDYVPLAERHGKARDLFTLWFSTNIAPLPIVTGAMVVQVFHLDLFWGLLAIALGHLIGGVVIALASAQGPRMGIPQMVQSRGQFGRYGALLIVFFAAIIYIGFFISNIVLAGKSIVGIAPSVPAPLSILIGALAATAIGVIGYNFIHTLNRIGTWVMGSALLAGFIYIFAHDLPADFLTRGSFNLSGWLATVSLGIIWQISFSPYVSDYSRYLPADIGIAKPFWATYLGATLGTILSFTFGAVAVLATPEGTEAMTAVKQSTGWLGPMLMVLFLLNIISHNALNLYGAVLSIITSIQTFASQWTPSIKVRVVLSSVVLAGCCVVALGASADFISQFIGLILALLLVLVPWASINLIDFYLIKRGCYDITSIFRADGGVYGRFNLHAIIAYFIGILVQLPFANTSLYVGPYANLVEGADLSWLVGLVVTVPLYYCLATRGQTQQSRAARLGYTD